A genomic region of Methanobacterium sp. SMA-27 contains the following coding sequences:
- a CDS encoding CBS domain-containing protein yields MRRKETINLVKSRDRGPLEFESHASEHEGDVMSIAKKTVVTAPQSTTIKEAAEIMVKNKFRRLPITNPGTGQILGIVTSMDILDFLGGGDKYKILEEKYPGNFLGAINESVKEIMTRNVEILSHKDSIKDAITKMKKKDVGALPVVDAEKKMVGIVSERDFVVLLSGVLTDELVGEYMTENVISTTPGTRIEGASKIMVRNKLRRIPVVGEDRRTSHPEKDKIMGIVTATDILEFLGKNSAFDKMVSNDAEDVLNTTITEIMEKTVVATTVNTRLGDLCDAMIKEGIGGLPVVNNGNLEGIITESDILKAVNKL; encoded by the coding sequence ATGAGAAGAAAAGAAACCATAAATTTAGTAAAATCAAGAGATAGAGGTCCACTGGAATTTGAGTCCCATGCCTCAGAACATGAAGGGGATGTTATGAGCATCGCAAAAAAAACGGTGGTAACAGCACCACAGAGCACCACCATTAAAGAAGCAGCTGAAATCATGGTTAAAAACAAATTCAGAAGGCTTCCAATAACTAACCCTGGAACAGGTCAAATACTTGGAATTGTTACATCCATGGATATTCTTGACTTCCTAGGAGGAGGGGACAAGTACAAAATACTGGAAGAAAAATACCCTGGAAATTTCCTTGGAGCAATAAATGAATCTGTAAAGGAAATAATGACTAGAAATGTAGAAATTTTAAGCCATAAAGATTCAATAAAAGATGCAATAACCAAAATGAAAAAAAAAGATGTTGGTGCTTTACCAGTAGTGGATGCTGAAAAGAAGATGGTTGGAATAGTTTCAGAGAGAGACTTTGTTGTTTTGCTTTCTGGAGTTTTAACAGATGAATTGGTTGGGGAATACATGACTGAAAATGTAATATCAACAACCCCTGGAACCCGAATAGAGGGAGCATCTAAAATAATGGTTAGAAATAAACTTAGAAGGATCCCTGTTGTGGGAGAGGATCGTAGAACCTCCCATCCAGAGAAAGATAAGATAATGGGTATTGTAACAGCTACTGATATTTTAGAATTCCTTGGAAAGAATAGTGCATTTGATAAAATGGTTTCAAATGATGCAGAAGATGTTTTGAATACAACCATAACTGAGATAATGGAAAAAACTGTTGTAGCCACCACAGTCAATACACGACTTGGAGATTTGTGTGATGCAATGATAAAGGAAGGAATTGGAGGATTACCAGTTGTCAATAATGGAAATCTAGAAGGCATCATAACTGAAAGTGATATACTGAAGGCTGTGAACAAATTATAA
- a CDS encoding 7-carboxy-7-deazaguanine synthase QueE produces the protein MKTHVNEVFSSIQGEGILIGRRQIFIRFSGCNLDCNYCDTSKSRDPLLGDLISTEELLFKINKLITPDFHSISLTGGEPLLHSDFIKEILEQNEFKSLLETNGSLPGELQKIAGLLDYVSLDIKLPEHEASKNWDDLFALELKSIKLLRDEEINTYCKVVVMPETKVDMIGLIASKIADEVQNTSKFSMVIQPVSPLDLWADGSQKLFEISEEAGKYIDVLTIPQVHKLLNVR, from the coding sequence ATGAAAACTCATGTTAACGAGGTTTTCTCAAGTATTCAGGGTGAAGGAATCCTTATAGGGCGGAGACAAATATTTATAAGGTTTTCAGGTTGCAACCTTGACTGTAATTACTGTGACACCTCTAAAAGCCGTGACCCACTTTTAGGTGATTTAATATCTACAGAAGAGCTTTTATTTAAAATTAATAAATTAATAACTCCAGATTTTCATTCTATCTCTTTAACTGGTGGTGAACCACTATTACATTCAGATTTTATAAAAGAAATATTAGAACAAAATGAATTCAAATCGTTATTAGAGACCAATGGTTCTTTACCGGGGGAATTACAGAAAATTGCTGGTTTATTGGATTATGTATCTCTAGATATAAAATTACCCGAACATGAAGCTTCTAAAAATTGGGATGATCTATTTGCTTTGGAGTTAAAATCCATAAAACTATTAAGAGATGAAGAGATAAATACATACTGTAAAGTGGTTGTGATGCCCGAGACAAAAGTGGATATGATTGGTTTAATTGCCTCAAAGATAGCCGATGAAGTTCAAAACACTTCAAAGTTTTCAATGGTGATTCAACCGGTAAGTCCTCTTGATCTTTGGGCAGATGGTAGCCAGAAACTATTTGAAATATCTGAAGAAGCAGGGAAATATATCGATGTATTAACCATACCACAAGTTCATAAACTTCTAAATGTCAGGTAG
- a CDS encoding nucleotidyltransferase domain-containing protein, with protein sequence MRARPRDFIHTTDDLFFATTTYLHPDDRIISFLRYIPDQNGDRSLNGIKYSKVDSKQAYEFLGKNFPEYLFDCDITNVLMMGVPTEKVEQILRPNYRLKEIIESSNRDKLLNNVVKLANIFHESTGIGYDKMGISGSILPGLYNPNVSDMDFVIYGLKNHRKVMEAFADIKKENGPLKGIEGEYWKRLYEKRIKDNSLTYEEFRWYENRKHNRGILDGTLFDILQTRDWEEIKGSYRAIRYEPMGCIEIDCTVKNALAAYDNPAVYQVEDVKVIKGANVPITEVASYTHTYAGQAMENERITARGKLEKVIGEDVNYRLVVGTTRESIGEYIKLKNLNLNINN encoded by the coding sequence ATGAGAGCCAGACCCCGAGATTTTATACATACTACCGATGATCTGTTCTTTGCAACCACAACATATTTACATCCCGATGATCGGATCATTTCATTTTTAAGGTACATACCAGATCAAAATGGGGACCGTTCATTAAATGGTATAAAATATTCCAAAGTGGACTCAAAACAGGCCTATGAGTTTTTAGGGAAGAATTTTCCAGAATATCTTTTTGACTGCGATATAACAAATGTTTTAATGATGGGTGTGCCCACTGAGAAAGTAGAGCAAATACTACGGCCTAATTATCGTCTTAAAGAGATAATAGAATCTTCAAACAGAGATAAACTACTCAATAATGTTGTAAAACTTGCAAATATATTCCATGAAAGTACAGGAATCGGTTATGATAAAATGGGTATTTCCGGTTCTATACTTCCAGGATTGTACAATCCAAATGTATCTGATATGGACTTCGTTATTTATGGACTCAAAAATCATAGAAAAGTCATGGAAGCCTTTGCAGATATTAAAAAAGAAAATGGTCCCCTCAAAGGTATTGAAGGAGAATATTGGAAACGGCTTTACGAAAAAAGAATAAAAGATAATTCTTTAACCTATGAAGAGTTCAGATGGTACGAAAACCGCAAACACAACAGGGGTATTTTGGATGGCACATTGTTTGACATCCTTCAAACTCGAGATTGGGAAGAGATCAAAGGAAGTTATCGTGCAATTAGATATGAACCAATGGGATGTATCGAAATAGATTGCACCGTTAAAAATGCCCTTGCAGCATACGATAATCCTGCAGTATATCAAGTTGAGGATGTAAAAGTAATTAAAGGAGCAAATGTTCCTATAACCGAAGTTGCTTCGTATACACATACCTATGCCGGGCAAGCAATGGAAAATGAACGTATAACTGCTCGTGGCAAACTTGAAAAGGTTATTGGGGAAGATGTTAATTACAGACTTGTAGTTGGAACAACAAGGGAATCTATTGGAGAATATATCAAATTAAAAAATTTAAACCTAAATATTAATAATTAA
- a CDS encoding 6-carboxytetrahydropterin synthase — protein MKIVINGIHANLRFSSAHMIPKHESCGVIHGHSYIVDVVVDGERSGEFGFVVDFKKVKDIIRKMCKRMDHRVLIPIRNPNINFKNLKGPVEFSIGKKDYMLPLEDCLLLDLKSTSAEDLSEYFAEELYHDLKEINSEISSVQICVNEGIGQGAYFTKNSY, from the coding sequence ATGAAAATAGTTATAAACGGTATTCACGCAAATTTGAGATTTTCTTCAGCACACATGATTCCAAAACACGAATCATGTGGTGTTATACATGGACACTCGTACATAGTTGATGTTGTTGTTGATGGAGAAAGATCAGGAGAATTTGGATTTGTTGTTGATTTCAAAAAAGTCAAGGATATTATAAGAAAAATGTGTAAAAGAATGGATCACAGGGTTCTTATACCCATAAGAAACCCTAATATTAATTTTAAAAATCTTAAAGGTCCTGTGGAATTTTCAATAGGGAAAAAAGATTATATGTTACCTCTTGAAGACTGTTTGCTTCTGGATCTTAAATCAACCTCTGCTGAAGATCTATCTGAATATTTTGCAGAAGAACTTTATCATGATTTAAAGGAAATAAATAGTGAAATTTCCAGTGTTCAGATATGTGTTAATGAGGGAATAGGACAGGGAGCTTATTTCACAAAAAATTCTTACTAA
- a CDS encoding cyclic nucleotide-binding/CBS domain-containing protein produces MEMDTKVTVHDAMTSSVITADPKTTIADAAVLMSRFKIGSLVIKSETEPEGLITESDIIEKVVSKNILASEVTIGQIMTKNLILIDPGSELNQAARLMAKNNIRRLPVVNNGNLVGILTSMDVLMVSPELTELLVENARMENQREYLESEKSVPGICEICGNYVEYLDTFDGKFLCEECKEDLEDE; encoded by the coding sequence ATGGAGATGGATACAAAGGTAACAGTACACGACGCAATGACATCTAGTGTAATCACGGCAGATCCCAAAACTACAATTGCGGATGCAGCTGTTTTAATGTCAAGGTTCAAGATTGGTAGTCTGGTAATTAAGAGCGAAACAGAGCCCGAAGGACTAATTACTGAAAGTGACATCATTGAAAAAGTAGTTTCAAAGAATATACTGGCAAGTGAAGTAACCATAGGTCAGATAATGACCAAAAATCTTATTTTGATAGACCCTGGAAGTGAATTGAATCAGGCAGCAAGACTGATGGCAAAAAATAATATTCGAAGACTTCCTGTAGTAAATAATGGAAATTTAGTGGGAATATTAACATCGATGGATGTTTTAATGGTTTCACCCGAACTTACAGAATTACTAGTTGAAAATGCTAGAATGGAAAATCAGAGGGAATATTTAGAATCTGAAAAATCCGTACCAGGCATATGTGAGATTTGTGGAAATTACGTTGAATACCTTGATACATTCGATGGGAAATTTTTATGTGAAGAGTGTAAAGAAGATCTGGAGGATGAGTAA
- a CDS encoding CBS domain-containing protein, with protein MEDIMTSDPVTVNVDTQLTKVRSIFREGWFRSIPVLSKNHLEGMITRGDIMFLSSTKSNIEARVIMERPKVIATPEMAMEEIAKKLIKSDAVQAPVVKSTENMCLIGILSMGDIIKKLLNNGVKPHNPNINSIFTKNVVKANYDDHISKVWSKMDETGFSGLPVLKKSKLIGMITRKDIIKSGHVRTGLDAVDRSIKVEKVMVTPPVVVTPETSIKDAAELMVQYDIGRLPVVENPVYIKKEPHRAREANIIGIVAREDILGSYLS; from the coding sequence GTGGAAGATATCATGACATCTGATCCTGTTACAGTAAATGTGGATACCCAATTAACAAAGGTTAGATCAATATTCCGGGAGGGATGGTTCCGTTCAATTCCTGTTTTATCCAAAAACCATCTTGAAGGAATGATTACAAGGGGTGACATAATGTTCCTATCATCAACCAAGTCTAATATAGAAGCAAGAGTGATAATGGAACGCCCAAAAGTTATAGCAACCCCTGAAATGGCAATGGAAGAAATTGCCAAGAAACTTATTAAATCAGACGCTGTACAAGCACCTGTTGTTAAATCAACAGAGAATATGTGTTTAATAGGTATTTTGAGTATGGGAGACATTATCAAAAAATTACTGAACAATGGTGTAAAGCCTCATAATCCGAATATTAATTCTATTTTCACAAAGAATGTTGTAAAAGCTAATTATGATGATCATATCTCTAAAGTATGGTCCAAAATGGATGAAACAGGTTTTTCAGGACTTCCTGTATTGAAAAAATCTAAACTTATTGGAATGATTACCCGTAAGGACATAATTAAGTCTGGACATGTTCGAACTGGTCTTGATGCAGTTGACAGATCAATCAAGGTAGAAAAGGTAATGGTGACACCACCCGTTGTCGTCACACCCGAAACCAGTATAAAGGATGCTGCGGAACTGATGGTCCAATACGATATCGGACGTCTTCCAGTTGTTGAAAATCCTGTATACATTAAAAAAGAGCCTCACAGAGCAAGAGAAGCCAATATTATTGGTATAGTTGCAAGAGAAGATATATTAGGATCGTATTTAAGTTGA
- a CDS encoding DUF366 family protein produces the protein MKHLKLEDRTCYDGSQIQPMWAFRTFGIKDSSIVSWMGPMKIEPDHLVDFEDVGLEIEGNNMLHFIVEHFDVQPANIIMCYHRQRILVMIIKDILHDFGIRTSRKGDDLYIKKSSSKNDKIGKLSVSIATCSISSMKIHFALNLTEKGTPKDVETAGLFDCGLINEDICNITEKICKNYIMEIESITEDISKTKVF, from the coding sequence ATGAAACACTTGAAACTTGAAGATAGAACTTGTTATGATGGAAGCCAGATTCAACCTATGTGGGCTTTTAGAACTTTTGGTATAAAGGATTCATCTATTGTAAGTTGGATGGGGCCAATGAAAATTGAACCAGATCATTTGGTGGACTTTGAGGATGTGGGTCTTGAAATAGAGGGAAACAATATGTTACATTTTATTGTTGAACATTTTGATGTTCAGCCGGCAAATATTATCATGTGTTACCATAGACAACGAATCCTTGTTATGATTATTAAAGATATACTTCATGATTTTGGAATAAGAACATCAAGAAAGGGTGATGATCTTTACATCAAAAAGTCAAGTTCAAAGAATGATAAGATTGGAAAATTATCAGTTTCAATTGCAACTTGCTCCATTAGCAGCATGAAGATTCATTTTGCACTGAACTTGACTGAAAAGGGAACACCGAAGGATGTAGAGACTGCAGGTTTGTTCGATTGTGGTTTGATTAATGAAGATATATGTAATATCACTGAAAAAATTTGTAAAAATTATATAATGGAAATTGAATCAATTACTGAAGATATTAGTAAAACAAAGGTATTTTAA